One window of the Candidatus Zixiibacteriota bacterium genome contains the following:
- a CDS encoding exported hypothetical protein (Evidence 5 : Unknown function): protein MKRLTSLLLLLAAVLGAFAVASAEPKLTIPETVFDFGFAPQNAKISHIFWLHSTGTDSLKIIKVSPG from the coding sequence ATGAAAAGATTGACATCGCTGTTATTGCTTTTGGCGGCCGTTTTGGGAGCCTTCGCCGTGGCCTCGGCGGAGCCGAAATTGACCATTCCCGAGACGGTCTTCGATTTCGGATTCGCCCCGCAGAACGCCAAGATCAGTCACATTTTCTGGCTGCATTCCACCGGCACGGATTCACTGAAAATTATCAAAGTGAGTCCCGGCTGA
- a CDS encoding conserved exported hypothetical protein (Evidence 4 : Unknown function but conserved in other organisms), whose amino-acid sequence MRVRSSIIKFTVFFLVCGVSASASPRLVIPDSTFNFGFVPRNARVSHIFWLHSLGVDTLKILKVDPGCGCTRAPLGKSELAPGDSTALEIIFSTGYYSGWLTKHPGLLTNEGSDVRLLDFAANIVVKPDSTSPVIFEPYKFELPPFENKTRPSLNFAVRNVSGQPLEMTLVDFPPGMFKINYPKKIKPGESAAGKIEITKNFDGKDFAKSITFQMNDKEKTRFTIPVTGAIRVAVPDSAGSSSK is encoded by the coding sequence ATGAGAGTGCGATCTTCAATTATCAAATTTACCGTATTTTTTCTTGTTTGCGGCGTTTCGGCATCGGCGTCGCCCCGATTGGTTATCCCGGACTCGACCTTCAATTTCGGATTTGTACCTCGGAATGCCCGTGTCAGTCATATTTTCTGGCTTCATTCCCTGGGCGTCGATACTCTCAAAATCCTTAAGGTCGATCCCGGTTGCGGGTGCACCCGGGCGCCGCTGGGGAAATCGGAACTTGCCCCGGGAGACAGCACCGCCCTGGAAATCATTTTCTCCACCGGGTATTACAGCGGCTGGCTGACCAAGCACCCCGGCCTTTTGACCAACGAAGGAAGCGATGTCCGGCTTCTTGATTTCGCCGCCAATATTGTGGTCAAACCGGACTCCACCTCTCCCGTGATTTTTGAGCCCTATAAATTTGAGTTGCCGCCATTTGAAAATAAGACAAGGCCCTCCCTTAATTTTGCGGTGAGAAATGTCTCCGGTCAACCGCTGGAAATGACTCTGGTTGACTTTCCGCCCGGCATGTTTAAGATCAATTACCCCAAAAAAATCAAACCGGGCGAAAGCGCCGCCGGCAAAATCGAAATCACGAAAAACTTTGATGGGAAAGATTTTGCCAAATCGATAACATTCCAGATGAATGATAAGGAAAAGACCCGTTTTACCATACCGGTGACTGGAGCCATCAGGGTCGCGGTCCCCGATTCGGCCGGTTCCTCCTCAAAATAA
- a CDS encoding Peptidase M29 aminopeptidase II, whose protein sequence is MKDKRNSTLAKNLIDYSVSLQPGEVVYVEIKGKETLELGKEIIRYAAEKGGMPFWFYNDESLLRQFLLTAGEEQFRKMADFHLEMMKRSAAYIGLRGSDNPFDLADIPSKQMEMFQKIFYKPVHLEQRVKRTKWVVLRYPNNAMAQLAETSQEKFEDFYFNVCNLDYAKMSKAMDPLVDLMKKTDKVRLVSPGTDLTFSIKGIGVVKCDGTRNIPDGEVYTAPVRESVNGTITYNAPSLHEGFVYNNISFTFKNGKIVKATSASFEDKLNKVLDTDEGARYIGEFSIGVNPFVLHPMKDTLFDEKIRGSIHFTPGASYDEAPNGNNSAIHWDLVLIQRKDYGGGEIYFDDKLIRKDGVFTDPKLEQAFSEENLRA, encoded by the coding sequence ATGAAAGATAAGCGCAATTCCACACTGGCGAAAAATCTGATAGACTACTCGGTCTCCCTGCAACCGGGCGAGGTGGTCTATGTTGAAATCAAGGGCAAAGAGACCCTGGAACTCGGCAAAGAGATAATTCGATACGCCGCCGAGAAAGGCGGGATGCCGTTCTGGTTTTATAATGACGAATCGCTTCTGCGCCAGTTTCTTCTGACCGCCGGCGAGGAGCAGTTCCGCAAAATGGCCGATTTTCATCTCGAAATGATGAAACGTTCGGCGGCCTATATCGGACTGCGCGGCTCCGATAACCCTTTTGATCTGGCCGATATTCCCTCCAAGCAAATGGAAATGTTTCAGAAAATATTTTATAAGCCGGTTCATCTGGAACAGCGGGTGAAACGGACCAAGTGGGTCGTCCTGCGTTATCCCAATAATGCCATGGCCCAACTGGCCGAGACCTCGCAGGAGAAATTCGAGGATTTCTATTTTAATGTCTGTAATCTCGATTATGCCAAAATGTCCAAAGCGATGGATCCCCTGGTCGACCTAATGAAGAAAACCGACAAAGTGCGCCTCGTTTCCCCCGGCACCGATTTGACTTTCTCCATTAAGGGTATCGGCGTGGTCAAATGCGACGGCACCCGGAATATCCCCGACGGCGAAGTCTATACTGCTCCGGTTCGGGAATCGGTGAACGGCACCATCACCTATAATGCCCCCTCCCTGCACGAAGGATTCGTCTATAACAATATTTCCTTCACCTTCAAGAACGGCAAAATAGTAAAAGCAACGTCGGCTTCATTTGAGGATAAACTCAACAAAGTCCTGGATACCGATGAAGGGGCCCGCTATATCGGGGAATTCTCCATCGGGGTGAATCCCTTCGTTTTGCACCCCATGAAAGATACTCTCTTCGACGAAAAAATCCGCGGCTCCATTCATTTCACCCCGGGCGCCAGTTATGACGAGGCCCCCAACGGCAATAACTCCGCGATCCACTGGGATTTGGTTCTGATTCAGCGGAAAGATTACGGCGGCGGCGAGATTTATTTCGATGACAAATTGATTCGCAAGGACGGCGTTTTCACCGATCCCAAACTGGAGCAGGCTTTTTCCGAAGAGAATCTGCGCGCCTGA
- a CDS encoding ArgE/DapE/Acy1 family protein: MDPKNFLDDKKDQRLDELFDFLRFPSISARSEHKPDIKACAEWLANHMTRIGIESRIIPTQGHPVVYGSLMTSPKNITVLYYGHYDVQPVDPLDLWKTKPFEPTLVGEYIMGRGTTDDKGQLFTHLKAVEAYTATSTPLPVNLKFMFEGEEESGSEHTEQFIKENAELLKADIVVVSDTAQYGKNIPAVTYGLRGLGFVEVKVTGPNRDLHSGSFGGAIANPINVLSEIIAKLHDKNGKVAIPGFYKDVKPITAWEKKQIKRLPFTVKDFLAKTGSKGIHGEKGYSTLEQIWSRPTLDINGITGGYQGEGGKTIIPSWASCKITMRLVPHQKPNDICNKAEKYIKKICPKYVTCEVIKHGGAPGVVVPTDGPWLAAAGKAIKKGFGKEPVYIKEGGSIPVVGTFKNVLGADTLLLGWGQNDDNAHSPNERFSVKDFERGCYSALALIDELARVK, translated from the coding sequence ATGGACCCGAAAAACTTTCTCGATGACAAGAAAGACCAGAGATTAGACGAATTATTCGATTTTCTACGATTTCCGTCGATTTCCGCCCGAAGCGAGCACAAGCCGGATATCAAGGCCTGCGCCGAATGGCTGGCGAACCATATGACCCGAATCGGAATCGAGTCCCGCATAATCCCGACTCAGGGGCATCCCGTGGTCTATGGCAGTCTAATGACCTCGCCCAAAAATATTACCGTCCTCTACTACGGCCATTACGATGTCCAGCCGGTCGACCCGCTCGACCTCTGGAAAACCAAGCCGTTCGAGCCGACTTTGGTCGGAGAATATATCATGGGGCGGGGAACGACCGATGACAAAGGGCAACTGTTCACCCACCTGAAAGCGGTCGAGGCCTATACGGCGACCTCGACTCCTCTCCCGGTCAATCTCAAATTCATGTTTGAGGGCGAAGAGGAATCTGGCTCCGAGCATACCGAGCAGTTCATTAAGGAAAACGCCGAATTGCTCAAAGCCGATATCGTCGTGGTCTCTGATACCGCTCAGTACGGCAAGAATATTCCTGCGGTAACCTATGGACTCAGGGGACTCGGCTTTGTCGAAGTGAAAGTTACCGGGCCGAATCGCGATCTCCATTCCGGTTCTTTCGGCGGCGCCATCGCGAACCCGATCAACGTTTTGAGCGAAATAATCGCCAAATTGCATGATAAGAACGGCAAAGTGGCCATCCCCGGCTTTTACAAAGACGTCAAACCGATTACGGCCTGGGAAAAGAAGCAGATAAAAAGACTGCCGTTTACCGTCAAGGACTTTCTGGCTAAAACCGGGTCGAAGGGAATTCATGGCGAAAAGGGATACAGCACCCTGGAGCAGATCTGGAGCCGTCCGACTCTCGATATCAACGGCATCACCGGCGGTTATCAGGGCGAAGGAGGCAAGACCATTATTCCGTCATGGGCCTCCTGCAAAATTACCATGCGCCTGGTGCCCCACCAGAAGCCGAATGATATCTGCAATAAGGCAGAGAAATATATCAAAAAGATTTGCCCCAAGTATGTCACCTGTGAGGTCATCAAGCACGGTGGTGCCCCGGGCGTGGTGGTGCCAACCGATGGCCCCTGGCTGGCGGCCGCCGGCAAAGCGATAAAGAAGGGATTCGGAAAGGAGCCGGTTTATATTAAGGAAGGCGGCTCAATTCCGGTTGTCGGCACCTTTAAAAATGTCCTCGGGGCCGATACCCTTTTGTTGGGGTGGGGCCAGAACGATGACAACGCCCATTCCCCGAACGAGCGCTTTTCGGTGAAAGATTTCGAACGCGGCTGTTACAGCGCCTTGGCGCTGATTGATGAATTGGCCCGGGTGAAATAA
- a CDS encoding conserved membrane hypothetical protein (Evidence 4 : Unknown function but conserved in other organisms): MNNRVIAAAAQSAKELGGRPSVKFIFAVIFLHQFISSLAYPVAKWGLNQIDPFVYAFLRFTICAGIYIVILGLRRNNVKIPARDRLRIFVVGILLIPMNQLIFLVGQSMTTAGHGALLFATTPLFIFVLAVIFLGEKISIRKVTGIIIALIGVYIVMAGGKIRFGTEHLYGDLLLVISVLSWATGTIVGIPLARQYGALRATGLALVYGAMVYFPFGLYRAWNAELGHLPWQVWISVLYMAVMISILAYFLWYWVLKYMEASRVAIIQNIQPIIASAVAAMMLSEPITQSLIIGGIVVIGGVLMTEIK, translated from the coding sequence ATGAATAACAGGGTTATTGCAGCCGCGGCGCAATCGGCTAAGGAATTGGGCGGTCGGCCGTCCGTAAAATTCATTTTTGCCGTCATATTTCTGCACCAATTTATTTCATCGCTGGCCTACCCTGTGGCCAAGTGGGGGCTGAATCAGATCGACCCGTTCGTCTATGCCTTCCTCCGCTTCACCATTTGCGCCGGAATCTATATAGTTATATTGGGATTGAGAAGAAATAATGTCAAAATTCCGGCGAGGGATCGTCTCCGCATATTCGTGGTAGGTATTCTTCTTATTCCCATGAATCAGTTGATTTTTCTGGTCGGTCAGTCGATGACTACGGCCGGGCACGGGGCGCTTCTGTTCGCCACGACACCCCTTTTCATTTTTGTCCTCGCGGTCATCTTTTTGGGGGAAAAGATTTCTATCCGCAAAGTGACCGGAATCATAATCGCCCTGATCGGTGTCTATATTGTCATGGCCGGGGGGAAGATCCGCTTCGGGACGGAACATCTCTATGGAGATTTGCTTCTGGTTATCTCGGTTTTGTCCTGGGCGACCGGCACGATAGTCGGGATTCCTCTGGCGCGCCAATACGGCGCTCTCAGAGCCACCGGACTGGCTTTGGTATATGGAGCGATGGTCTATTTCCCGTTTGGCCTGTATCGAGCCTGGAACGCCGAATTGGGGCATCTGCCGTGGCAAGTATGGATTTCGGTCCTGTATATGGCCGTGATGATCTCGATTCTGGCCTATTTTCTCTGGTACTGGGTCCTGAAATATATGGAAGCATCCCGCGTAGCCATAATCCAGAATATCCAGCCGATAATTGCCTCGGCGGTGGCCGCCATGATGCTTTCGGAGCCGATTACGCAATCTTTAATAATCGGCGGAATAGTAGTTATCGGGGGCGTGCTGATGACCGAAATAAAGTAG
- a CDS encoding exported hypothetical protein (Evidence 5 : Unknown function) — MKFVKMTGILFFLMVSTSYAESAIELVPDSINFGIVPAKSNFYQKVILKSVGTDTLVIDSINPVCDCIKMPLDKTILPPGDSTVFEVSYASEEIVGERNRWPYIYYNRINEAKRLPIRAFMVSNLSALRPIYVTPFRIMASQFGDAKVTEFPFFIVNETSDTIPLRLLYTDNEYYSLDFPVFVPAKSRAEGKIILNEKGLESEFEKSFTFEFINSRSEAKNYSVPVIRKIYKK; from the coding sequence ATGAAATTTGTTAAGATGACGGGCATCCTATTTTTTCTTATGGTTTCCACAAGTTATGCTGAGTCGGCAATAGAACTGGTTCCCGATTCCATTAATTTCGGTATCGTGCCGGCCAAATCGAATTTCTATCAAAAAGTGATTCTGAAATCGGTCGGTACCGATACCCTTGTGATTGACAGCATCAATCCGGTTTGCGATTGTATCAAAATGCCTCTGGACAAGACTATCCTCCCCCCCGGCGACAGCACCGTGTTCGAGGTCTCGTATGCGTCGGAGGAAATCGTCGGGGAGAGAAATCGCTGGCCGTATATCTATTACAACAGGATCAACGAAGCCAAGAGATTGCCGATCCGGGCCTTTATGGTGAGCAACCTGAGCGCCTTGCGCCCGATCTATGTGACCCCTTTTCGAATTATGGCCTCACAATTCGGCGATGCCAAAGTGACGGAATTTCCGTTCTTCATTGTCAACGAGACCTCCGATACCATTCCGCTGCGCCTTCTTTACACCGACAATGAATATTATAGTCTCGATTTTCCGGTTTTTGTCCCGGCCAAGAGTCGGGCCGAAGGCAAAATCATTCTCAACGAGAAGGGATTGGAAAGCGAGTTTGAAAAATCATTCACCTTCGAATTTATTAATTCCCGATCCGAGGCCAAAAATTATTCCGTCCCCGTCATCAGGAAAATCTATAAAAAATAA
- a CDS encoding Short-chain dehydrogenase/reductase SDR produces the protein MDLGITGKTALVTGASAGLGFATALALAAEGAKVAINSRSAANLEKASARIKEKTGFRPAIVVGDLSIEGMAEKVTRDATAELGRIDILVVNAGGPPPGPFLNHSKEAWEKAAHLTLFSAINLSRAVIPDMMKSRWGRIIFITSVAVKQPLENLIISNTLRAGVTGFAKSIANETAPFGITINTVCPGFTDTERLKGLAENISAATGKSVEEAYQSWRATIPAGRLGKPEELAALITFLASEKAAFITGTSIQVDGGSYKGLL, from the coding sequence ATGGATCTGGGAATAACGGGCAAAACCGCCCTGGTGACCGGGGCCTCGGCCGGTCTGGGATTCGCCACGGCTCTGGCGTTAGCCGCCGAAGGCGCGAAGGTCGCCATAAATTCGCGAAGCGCGGCCAATTTAGAAAAAGCTTCAGCCAGGATAAAAGAAAAAACCGGATTTCGCCCGGCCATAGTCGTGGGTGATTTATCGATCGAGGGAATGGCGGAAAAGGTGACGCGCGATGCCACCGCAGAACTGGGCAGAATCGATATCCTGGTTGTCAATGCCGGAGGCCCGCCGCCCGGACCATTTCTGAATCACAGTAAAGAAGCATGGGAGAAGGCTGCCCATTTGACCCTTTTCTCGGCCATCAATCTGTCCCGCGCCGTGATCCCTGATATGATGAAATCGCGATGGGGGAGAATTATTTTTATTACATCGGTGGCGGTGAAACAGCCGCTGGAGAATTTGATTATTTCCAATACTCTCCGGGCAGGCGTGACCGGTTTTGCCAAATCGATTGCGAACGAGACGGCCCCTTTCGGAATTACGATCAATACCGTATGTCCCGGATTTACCGATACGGAACGCCTCAAGGGCCTCGCGGAAAATATTTCGGCTGCAACCGGAAAGAGCGTGGAAGAGGCCTATCAATCCTGGCGGGCGACCATTCCTGCGGGGCGGCTGGGCAAGCCCGAAGAATTGGCGGCTCTGATAACCTTCCTGGCCTCGGAAAAGGCGGCTTTTATAACCGGCACCTCTATTCAGGTCGACGGCGGTTCTTATAAAGGATTGCTTTAA
- a CDS encoding conserved hypothetical protein (Evidence 4 : Unknown function but conserved in other organisms) — MKEKRAAIHIGTSGYSYNDWLGNFYPQFCSPKDFLRFYTSAFDTVEIDATFYRIPTPEMVKNWKKITPADFIFTAKFPRTVTHEGDLESRRRDLMAFIDVMKNLEEKQGPLLLQFPYSFNPSDHDAVLKGLLDDIPDGARVAVEVRNRKWLKSEFYRRLREREIGLCLIDHPWMPRMTEFTSGFLYIRFLGDHKKIEEDFSYERFSHDEDLKWWADLMEEFSREKGEVYAYFNNHYSGHSPTTARRMIEIINAANNIKA, encoded by the coding sequence ATGAAAGAAAAACGAGCCGCCATACATATCGGGACGTCGGGATACAGCTATAACGACTGGCTGGGAAATTTCTATCCCCAGTTTTGTTCCCCGAAAGATTTCCTGCGCTTTTACACCTCGGCCTTTGATACCGTTGAAATCGATGCCACCTTTTATCGGATTCCGACACCTGAAATGGTCAAAAACTGGAAAAAAATCACTCCCGCCGATTTCATTTTTACGGCCAAATTTCCGCGGACCGTGACTCACGAAGGGGATCTGGAATCGCGGCGGAGAGATTTAATGGCTTTTATCGATGTGATGAAAAATTTGGAAGAAAAACAGGGACCGTTGCTTCTGCAATTCCCCTATAGTTTCAATCCCTCCGATCATGATGCCGTTTTAAAGGGTCTTTTGGATGATATTCCTGACGGCGCTCGGGTGGCGGTGGAAGTGAGAAATAGAAAATGGCTGAAGTCGGAATTTTACCGGAGGCTGCGGGAGAGGGAAATTGGTCTCTGCCTTATTGACCATCCCTGGATGCCCCGAATGACAGAATTTACCTCGGGATTCCTGTATATAAGATTCTTGGGCGACCACAAAAAGATCGAAGAGGATTTCAGTTATGAGCGATTCAGCCATGACGAGGATCTAAAATGGTGGGCGGATTTGATGGAGGAATTTTCCCGCGAGAAGGGGGAAGTCTATGCCTATTTCAATAACCATTACAGCGGTCATTCTCCGACAACGGCCCGAAGAATGATTGAGATAATTAATGCAGCCAATAATATCAAAGCGTAA
- a CDS encoding Potassium uptake protein, TrkH family has protein sequence MKKAFYKLIGIRPGLLMLLAYLFVITSGSLILLLPSCRTTETSFLDSFFTCTSAVCVTGLITVNTATVWTFWGHLTILLLIQLGGLGIMTIATIVFISAGRRISAGERLYFEATVAVGKFHDVFYLLKRIFIFTFALEMVGTFFLTIGFMKYYDFPDAFWYGVFHAVSAFNNAGFSLFSSNLQNFSGDIIVNLTAMAMIILGGLGYFVMIEMTEIAVKRKRRHLSLHTKSVLIVTACLILFGALALYSSGKLTLLDSFFQSVTARTAGFNTVDIAALPHAAVVVLMVLMFIGASPGSTGGGIKTTSFLLVLQLAISRLRGHTKVTAFHRTIPTSDIIKSVAVFTLGILIVTAVSAAIVVFQSALPITDARIFRDAVFETISAFGTVGLSLGITPYLTGASKIAIIITMLIGKVGLLTIAYSLAAPKGRRTEVIYAEENVMIG, from the coding sequence ATGAAAAAAGCCTTCTACAAGTTGATCGGGATTCGTCCCGGGCTTTTGATGCTTCTGGCATATCTGTTCGTGATAACCTCAGGAAGTCTGATTCTTCTTCTGCCGTCCTGCCGCACGACTGAAACATCTTTTCTGGATTCCTTTTTTACTTGCACTTCGGCGGTATGCGTGACCGGCCTGATTACGGTCAATACCGCCACGGTTTGGACCTTTTGGGGACATTTGACCATATTGCTTCTGATTCAGCTCGGCGGCCTCGGGATCATGACCATTGCCACCATCGTTTTTATCTCCGCGGGGCGAAGGATTTCCGCGGGAGAAAGACTGTATTTCGAAGCGACCGTAGCAGTGGGGAAATTTCACGATGTTTTCTATCTGTTGAAACGGATCTTCATATTCACCTTTGCCCTGGAAATGGTTGGGACTTTTTTTCTGACAATCGGTTTTATGAAATATTATGATTTCCCGGACGCATTCTGGTACGGAGTCTTTCATGCCGTCTCGGCCTTCAATAACGCCGGATTTTCGCTTTTCTCGAGCAACCTGCAGAATTTTTCTGGCGATATAATCGTCAATTTGACCGCCATGGCCATGATCATACTGGGCGGATTGGGATATTTCGTAATGATCGAAATGACCGAAATAGCCGTCAAGAGGAAACGTCGCCATCTATCGCTTCACACCAAATCAGTTTTGATTGTCACAGCCTGCCTGATTTTGTTCGGGGCGCTGGCTCTTTATTCCTCCGGTAAATTGACGCTTCTTGATTCTTTCTTTCAATCGGTTACGGCCAGAACGGCGGGTTTCAATACGGTCGATATAGCCGCCTTGCCGCACGCCGCAGTGGTGGTTTTGATGGTGCTGATGTTTATCGGGGCTTCGCCGGGTTCGACCGGCGGCGGAATAAAAACCACCTCTTTTTTACTGGTCCTTCAATTGGCCATTAGCCGCCTTCGCGGCCACACCAAAGTGACCGCCTTTCACCGCACTATTCCGACTTCCGATATTATCAAATCGGTGGCCGTATTTACACTGGGAATATTAATTGTAACGGCGGTATCGGCGGCAATTGTCGTCTTTCAGTCGGCCCTGCCGATTACGGACGCCCGGATATTCCGCGATGCCGTTTTCGAAACAATTTCGGCTTTCGGGACGGTTGGACTTTCGCTCGGAATAACACCTTATTTGACGGGGGCGTCCAAAATCGCTATTATCATAACCATGCTGATCGGCAAAGTCGGTCTCCTGACCATCGCTTACAGTCTGGCGGCCCCTAAAGGGCGCCGGACGGAAGTTATTTATGCTGAAGAAAATGTCATGATAGGATAA
- a CDS encoding TrkA-N domain protein, whose product MKRFGVIGLGNFGFYIAKTLSEEKHEVVAIDTKQSKVQKVSEFVDMAVVGDATDIELLKRLGLAECEAVIVSTGDEIQFSILITMFLKELGCGNVVAKATSEEHARVLEKVGADRVIIPEKEMAEKSAKSLATPNMIDFVPLSEEYVVAEISPGSEMLHRSLSDVQLRTRFNVQLLAIKEIIPDKLIFVPSPDYKFKDSDILXVLGKKEDVENLRKNS is encoded by the coding sequence ATGAAAAGATTCGGGGTGATAGGCCTGGGAAATTTCGGTTTCTATATCGCCAAAACTCTTTCGGAAGAGAAGCATGAAGTAGTGGCGATCGATACCAAGCAATCCAAAGTTCAAAAGGTTTCGGAGTTTGTCGATATGGCGGTAGTCGGCGATGCCACCGATATCGAACTCCTGAAACGGCTCGGACTGGCCGAATGCGAGGCGGTCATTGTCTCGACCGGCGATGAAATTCAGTTCTCCATTCTGATTACGATGTTTCTCAAGGAACTCGGTTGCGGTAATGTCGTGGCCAAAGCGACCTCCGAAGAACATGCCCGCGTTCTGGAAAAAGTCGGAGCCGACCGGGTTATTATTCCCGAAAAGGAAATGGCCGAGAAGAGCGCCAAATCGCTGGCCACTCCCAACATGATCGACTTTGTGCCCCTATCGGAAGAATATGTTGTCGCCGAAATATCGCCGGGGTCGGAAATGCTGCATCGCTCTCTCTCCGATGTCCAACTGCGCACCCGTTTCAATGTACAATTATTGGCTATTAAGGAAATAATTCCGGATAAACTGATTTTTGTCCCGTCGCCGGATTACAAATTCAAAGACAGCGATATACTTNTGGTTCTGGGGAAAAAAGAGGATGTAGAGAATCTGAGGAAAAATTCCTGA
- a CDS encoding hypothetical protein (Evidence 5 : Unknown function): MKKNEPIQFLCFKLGEYFFGIDVMNIVEIVNFKGAETPPAADGEQFIKYNNRRLRVFHPGQFLLNTSASASVDYRVIVVEQQRKKIGLVVDSAEEIIRTTPGAIRDVELAETDLRPDVLYGRIVQEQKTVHLVDPEKMLAVVMIR; this comes from the coding sequence ATGAAAAAGAACGAACCGATTCAGTTTCTTTGTTTCAAATTGGGCGAGTATTTCTTCGGCATCGATGTGATGAATATCGTGGAAATCGTCAATTTCAAGGGGGCCGAAACACCTCCCGCCGCCGACGGTGAACAATTCATAAAATATAATAACCGGCGTCTCCGCGTTTTTCACCCGGGGCAATTTTTATTGAATACTTCGGCTTCTGCTTCCGTCGATTATCGAGTCATTGTGGTCGAGCAACAACGGAAAAAAATCGGGCTGGTGGTGGATAGCGCCGAAGAAATTATCCGGACCACCCCCGGAGCCATCAGGGATGTGGAATTGGCCGAAACCGATCTCAGACCGGATGTTCTTTATGGCCGAATAGTTCAGGAACAGAAAACGGTGCATCTGGTCGATCCCGAAAAGATGCTGGCCGTGGTGATGATCCGCTAA
- a CDS encoding hypothetical protein (Evidence 5 : Unknown function): protein MAKTELAVGDSTALEIIFNTGHYSKRQTKRPAITTNEGPETKYVQIVCDVYTNPDSTYPISIMPYKFDISQYGEKERSSLEFSVKNLSDQDLEMTLVDMPAGMFKITLPKKIKAGQSAKGKIELMKAQIGKEFEKSVTFQVNDKLNSRFTVPVKRTIRIPGATPADTTTAKK from the coding sequence TTGGCTAAAACGGAGCTTGCTGTCGGCGACAGCACCGCACTCGAAATCATATTCAACACCGGGCACTATAGCAAGCGTCAAACCAAGCGTCCGGCGATAACGACCAACGAGGGCCCGGAGACAAAATACGTGCAGATCGTCTGCGACGTCTATACCAACCCGGACTCGACTTACCCTATCTCGATCATGCCGTACAAATTCGATATCTCCCAGTACGGCGAGAAAGAAAGATCTTCTCTGGAATTCAGCGTGAAGAATCTCTCGGATCAGGATCTGGAAATGACGCTGGTCGATATGCCCGCCGGGATGTTTAAGATCACTCTGCCCAAGAAAATCAAGGCCGGGCAGAGCGCCAAGGGGAAAATAGAATTAATGAAGGCTCAAATCGGGAAGGAATTCGAAAAATCGGTGACCTTCCAGGTCAATGACAAACTTAATTCTCGTTTCACCGTACCTGTCAAGAGAACCATTCGAATCCCCGGCGCCACTCCTGCGGACACGACCACGGCCAAGAAATAG
- a CDS encoding conserved hypothetical protein (Evidence 4 : Unknown function but conserved in other organisms), with protein sequence MNEIKRNGSHDDTWSVFRIMSEFVDGYENLRTLHPAVSIFGSSVLPENSKYYQMARTIARKLSEAGFAIISGGGPGIMEASNRGAQEGGSKSVGLNIEIPTEQKPNNFQDLSLHFRYFFARKVMFVKYASAFVILPGGFGTLDELFESLTLMQTHKIFEFPVVLVGSEFWGGLIDWLLSGPIRTGTLEKDDLKLFSLTDSPDEVVRIIKEGYEKVRRSIAI encoded by the coding sequence ATGAACGAAATAAAACGCAACGGATCCCACGATGACACCTGGTCGGTCTTCCGCATCATGTCGGAATTTGTCGACGGGTATGAAAATCTCCGGACCCTTCATCCGGCGGTATCGATTTTCGGGTCATCGGTTCTGCCGGAGAATTCAAAATATTACCAGATGGCCCGAACTATTGCGCGAAAACTGTCCGAGGCCGGCTTCGCCATAATCAGCGGCGGGGGTCCGGGAATTATGGAGGCGTCGAATCGAGGGGCGCAGGAAGGGGGCTCCAAGTCGGTGGGATTGAATATTGAAATACCGACGGAACAAAAGCCAAATAACTTTCAGGACCTGTCGCTTCATTTTCGATACTTTTTTGCCCGGAAAGTGATGTTCGTGAAATACGCATCGGCTTTCGTTATTTTGCCGGGCGGTTTCGGGACCCTGGATGAACTGTTCGAGTCGCTGACGCTCATGCAAACTCACAAAATATTCGAGTTTCCGGTGGTACTGGTCGGCTCGGAATTCTGGGGCGGCCTGATCGACTGGCTCCTTTCCGGACCGATTCGGACCGGAACTTTGGAGAAGGATGACTTGAAACTATTTTCCCTGACCGACAGCCCGGATGAAGTGGTGCGAATTATTAAAGAGGGCTACGAAAAAGTGCGGCGCTCGATCGCCATTTAA